The Sulfitobacter sp. HNIBRBA3233 DNA segment CCCGACGCCGGATCGCATCGATCAGCTCGTCAGAGGTCGCGACAGGCTCGTAGACCTTTCTGGGCACGGGGAAGAACCGACGATACTGCAGGTAGAGGCTGATGTTCATAGGCACGTCGGCCTGGGGAGACTCGTCATTCATTACAGGTGCACTTCCATGACTGTTGATCACGACCGGGACCGCCGCTGATCGCGGGTGATAAGGCCTCACCCCCTCCCCGGCAAGCCAAACGCCGTCCCCCTTTCGGGGAGCGGCGGGTGTTTCGCTTCGGGGGCGGGTCGGTCGGGGATCAGACGATGTCTAGATCCCAGATCCGCAGGTCGCCGTCGGTGAAGCGGAAGTATTCCACGTTGGTGTAGATGTCGAAGCCCTCCGCACCGCTCATGCGCACCTCGTTCGACGCCGTGCGGAACACCGCGTAGTCGCCGCGCGCCCCGTCGAACAGCGCGTAGTCCGATCCCGCACCCCCGTCGATCACGTCGTTGCCCAGCCCCCCCTTCAGCTGGTCGATCCCGCCGTAGCCGAACAGGAAATCGTCCCCGTCCAGACCGTTGAGGTTGTTGCGACCCTCGTTGCCCGTCAGGCTGTCGTCGAAGTTCGTCCCCACAAGGCCCTCGATCGAGAAGTAGAGATCCAGCGCCGCGTCGCCGCCGGTGCCCCGCCCCGTTTCCTCGCCGTCGATCCGTGCCCCGTTACGCAGGCTCGCCACCACGCCAGAGGTCGAGTTGTAGTAGGTCACCGTGTCCTCGCCGTCGCCGCCGAAGTAGCGCTCGCGCCCGCCTGTCGAGCCCACGAACCAGTCGTAATCACCAAGGCCGCGGAAATCGTTCTCGTTCTCATCGCCGTAAAACACGTC contains these protein-coding regions:
- a CDS encoding calcium-binding protein — protein: IDGGTGQDMISYVDWQSDAVNTADPFNPGGAPPPNAEVTGVVVDLNDTGNNTNLAAGHTYLSVERVTGSGRQDVFYGDENENDFRGLGDYDWFVGSTGGRERYFGGDGEDTVTYYNSTSGVVASLRNGARIDGEETGRGTGGDAALDLYFSIEGLVGTNFDDSLTGNEGRNNLNGLDGDDFLFGYGGIDQLKGGLGNDVIDGGAGSDYALFDGARGDYAVFRTASNEVRMSGAEGFDIYTNVEYFRFTDGDLRIWDLDIV